In Candidatus Thermoplasmatota archaeon, the sequence TTTTCTGCGCCTATGCTAGATGAAGAAGGAGATAAATATAAACTGGATAAAAACCAAAAAAATATGCTCAACATGTGGTTCAGACACATATGGTTCCCAGTGTATCCTATCTCTTCTGCAATGATACTTATCTGTAGCACAAAATTCTCTGACATAAACATATATTCTCTAATGCTAATCAATATGCCAGCTTTTATAGCATCAATACTCATTGGACTGTTTTTACTGAAAAAATTCATAGGAAAAACAGATAAACAAAATGGGGAAAAAAGAGAATACAATGGCTTGATATATCTGATACCACCGGTTACCCCATTGTTTTTCTATGGGGTTCTGAGAATAGTTGATTTCCCTGAAACAACATCTTTTCTAATAGGCATAATAGTTAGTATAGTAGTTTTGTATTTCCTCACAAAAATCAAAGTAAAAGAATATCTCCAGATACTCAAAAAGTCGCTCACATGGAAACTAGCATTGGCTATCTTTGGTATTATGATATTCAGACAGATGTTCGAAGTATCAAAAGCAAACGAGATAATAGCAGGTATCATAGGTGGTTTTTCAGCTCCAGCGTTGGCAATGATAATCCTAATACCCCTGCTGCTGGGTTTCATAACTGGTTATAACCTTGGTGCAATCGCCTTATCATATTTCCTTGTTCAACCGTTTTTCCAAGCAACAGGGCTCAGTATACTTGGTTTAACAAGTATAATATTCATAAGCTCACTCGTAGGATACTTGATATCACCGATTCATCTATGCAATGTTCTAAGCAGTGATTACCTAAAAACTGACCCAACAAGGATATACAAATTTTTTGTTCCATCAGCATTATCTTTAATTGTAATACAGGTTTTATTCGTGTTTTTAATAGGATTGTTTCAATAGAATGACAAAGCTTTTATAAAAACATGATTTCATTGTTCTATATGGAACAATCAAAGATAGTCGAACACCTCAAAAACCCTAAGTTTTATGGACACAATGTTAAATCAGTTGAAATCCTACAAACACATATATCATACGTTGCTCTAACAGGAAGTTTTGCATACAAAATCAAAAAACCTGTTAACTTTGGATTCCTTGATTTCTCAACACTAGAAAAAAGAAAGTTTTTCTGTGAAGAAGAAAAAAGATTAAACAAAAGACTATGCCCAGACATCTATCTGGATGTTTTACCAATCACACAAATGAACAACAAAATAGAGTTAAATGGAAAAGGAGAAATCGTTGAATACACACTAAAAATGAAAGAATTCCCACAGGAACAAATAATGACAAATCTGCTGAAACAAGGTAAAATCAACG encodes:
- a CDS encoding DUF401 family protein — translated: MLLSELAIMLGVIIAFIVIIFLIRKQFNFGASLIIGSLILGVFSLQTIQPVDIPKAMVEATIYSFEKQQLVTETIELALLMTLIYVLAKSMQETGSIKKLISSLRTIFSKGGILGVTPAVYGLMPVPGGALFSAPMLDEEGDKYKLDKNQKNMLNMWFRHIWFPVYPISSAMILICSTKFSDINIYSLMLINMPAFIASILIGLFLLKKFIGKTDKQNGEKREYNGLIYLIPPVTPLFFYGVLRIVDFPETTSFLIGIIVSIVVLYFLTKIKVKEYLQILKKSLTWKLALAIFGIMIFRQMFEVSKANEIIAGIIGGFSAPALAMIILIPLLLGFITGYNLGAIALSYFLVQPFFQATGLSILGLTSIIFISSLVGYLISPIHLCNVLSSDYLKTDPTRIYKFFVPSALSLIVIQVLFVFLIGLFQ